The proteins below are encoded in one region of Neofelis nebulosa isolate mNeoNeb1 chromosome 17, mNeoNeb1.pri, whole genome shotgun sequence:
- the LOC131498956 gene encoding cytochrome P450 2A13-like: MLASELLLVALFTCLTMMVLMSAWRQRKLWGKLPPGPTPLPLIGNYLQLNTKQLSDSFMKISERYGPVFTVHLGPRRIVVLCGHEAVKEALVDQAEEFSGRGGQATFNWLFKGYGVTFSNGERAKQLRRFSITTLRDFGVGKRGIEERIQEEAGFLIEAFRGTQGTFIDPTFFLSRTVSNVISSIVFGDRFDYENKEFLSLLRMMLGSFQFTATSMGQLCEMFPSVMKHLPGPQQQAFKDLKGLEDFIAKKVEQNQRTLDPNSPRDFIDSFLIRMQEEQNNPDTEFYLKNLVLTTLNLFFAGTETVSTTLRYGFLLLMKHPDVEAKIHEEIDQVIGKNRQPKFEDRAKMPYTEAVIHEIQRFGDIIPLSLARRVTKDTKFREFFLPKGTEVFPMLGSVLRDPKFFSHPRDFHPQHFLDEKGQFKKSDAFVPFSIGKRYCFGEGLARMELFLFLTTILQNFCLKSSQLPQDIDVSPKLVGLATIPRNYTMSFQPR, encoded by the exons ATGCTGGCCTCAGAGCTCCTTCTGGTGGCTTTGTTCACCTGCCTGACAATGATGGTCTTGATGTCTgcctggaggcagaggaagcTCTGGGGGAAGCTCCCTCCAGGACCCACCCCATTGCCCCTCATTGGGAACTACCTGCAGCTGAACACAAAGCAGCTGTCGGATTCCTTCATGAAG ATCAGCGAGCGCTATGGCCCCGTGTTCACGGTCCACCTGGGGCCGCGGCGCATTGTGGTGCTGTGTGGACATGAGGCCGTGAAGGAGGCGCTGGTGGACCAGGCTGAGGAATTCAGTGGGCGAGGCGGGCAGGCCACCTTCAACTGGCTCTTCAAAGGCTATG GGGTGACGTTCAGCAATGGCGAGCGAGCCAAGCAGCTCCGGCGCTTCTCCATCACCACACTGCGGGACTTTGGTGTGGGCAAGCGTGGCATCGAGGAGCGGATCCAGGAGGAGGCGGGCTTCCTCATTGAGGCCTTCCGGGGCACGCAAG GCACCTTCATCGATCCCACCTTCTTCCTGAGCCGGACAGTGTCCAATGTCATCAGCTCCATTGTCTTTGGGGACCGCTTTGACTATGAGAACAAAGAGTTCCTGTCACTGCTGCGTATGATGCTGGGAAGCTTCCAGTTCACAGCTACATCTATGGGTCAG ctcTGTGAAATGTTCCCATCAGTCATGAAACACCTGCCAGGACCACAGCAACAGGCATTTAAGGATCTGAAAGGTCTGGAGGACTTCATAGCCAAGAAGGTGGAGCAGAACCAACGCACGCTAGATCCCAACTCCCCGCGGGACTTCATCGACTCCTTCCTCATCCGCATGCAGGAG GAGCAGAACAACCCCGACACAGAGTTCTACTTGAAGAACCTGGTGCTGACCACACTGAACCTCTTCTTTGCGGGCACTGAGACAGTCAGCACGACCCTGCGGTATGGCTTCCTGCTGCTCATGAAGCACCCAGATGTGGAGG ccaAAATCCATGAGGAGATTGACCAGGTGATTGGCAAGAACCGGCAGCCCAAGTTTGAGGACAGGGCCAAGATGCCCTACACAGAGGCGGTGATCCATGAGATCCAAAGATTTGGAGACATAATCCCCCTGAGCCTAGCCCGCAGAGTCACCAAGGACACCAAGTTTCGGGAGTTCTTCCTCCCCAAG GGCACTGAAGTGTTccctatgctgggctctgtgctgagagaccCCAAGTTCTTTTCCCACCCCCGAGACTTCCACCCCCAGCACTTCCTGGATGAGAAGGGCCAGTTTAAGAAGAGTGATGCTTTTGTGCCCTTCTCCATTG GAAAGCGGTACTGTTTCGGAGAAGGTCTGGCTAGAATGgagctctttctcttcctcaccacCATCTTGCAGAACTTCTGCCTCAAGTCCTCTCAGCTGCCCCAAGACATTGACGTGTCCCCCAAACTTGTGGGCTTAGCCACTATCCCACGAAATTACACCATGAGCTTCCAGCCCCGCTGA
- the LOC131498954 gene encoding cytochrome P450 2A13, translating into MLASGLLLVALLTCLTIMVLMSAWRQRKLWGKLPPGPTPLPFIGNYLQLNAQQMYNSLMKISERYGPVFTVHLGPRRIVVLCGHEAVKEALVDQAEEFGGRGEQATFDWLFKGYGVAFSNGERAKQLRRFSVTTLRDFGVGKRGIEERIQEEVGFLIEALRDTHGAFIDPTFFLSRTVSNVISSIVFGDRFDYENKEFLSLLRMMLGSFQFTATSMGQLYEMFYSVMKYLPGPQQQAFKDLKGLEDFIAKKVEQNQRTLDPNSPRDFIDSFLIRMQEEQNNPDTEFYLKNLVLTTLNLFFAGTETVSTTLRYGFLLLMKHPDVEAKIHEEIDQVIGKNRQPKFEDRAKMPYTEAVIHEIQRFGDMIPMGLARRVTKDTKFREFFLPKGTEVFPMLGSVLRDPKFFSHPRDFHPQHFLDEKGQFKKSDAFVPFSIGKRYCFGEGLARMELFLFLTTILQNFCLKSSQLPQDIDVSPKLVGFATIPRNYTMSFQPR; encoded by the exons ATGCTGGCCTCAGGGCTCCTTCTGGTGGCTTTGCTCACCTGCCTGACAATAATGGTCTTGATGTCTgcctggaggcagaggaagcTCTGGGGGAAGCTCCCTCCAGGACCCACCCCATTGCCCTTCATCGGGAATTACCTGCAGCTGAACGCACAGCAAATGTACAACTCTCTCATGAAG ATCAGCGAGCGCTATGGCCCCGTGTTCACGGTCCACCTGGGGCCGCGGCGCATTGTGGTGCTGTGTGGACACGAGGCCGTGAAGGAGGCGCTGGTGGACCAGGCTGAGGAATTCGGCGGGCGAGGAGAGCAGGCCACCTTCGACTGGCTCTTCAAAGGCTATG gtgtgGCGTTCAGCAATGGCGAACGAGCCAAGCAGCTCCGGCGCTTCTCCGTCACCACGCTGCGGGACTTTGGTGTGGGCAAGCGCGGCATCGAGGAGCGCATCCAGGAGGAAGTGGGCTTCCTCATAGAGGCCCTCCGGGACACGCATG GTGCCTTCATCGATCCCACCTTCTTCCTGAGCCGGACAGTGTCCAATGTTATCAGCTCCATTGTCTTTGGGGACCGCTTTGACTATGAGAACAAAGAGTTCCTGTCACTGCTGCGTATGATGCTGGGAAGCTTCCAGTTCACAGCTACATCTATGGGTCAG CTCTATGAGATGTTTTATTCAGTGATGAAATACCTGCCAGGACCACAGCAACAGGCATTTAAGGATCTGAAAGGTCTGGAGGACTTCATAGCCAAGAAGGTGGAGCAGAACCAACGCACGCTAGATCCCAACTCCCCGCGGGACTTCATCGACTCCTTCCTCATCCGCATGCAGGAG GAGCAGAACAACCCCGACACAGAGTTCTACTTGAAGAACCTGGTGCTGACCACACTGAACCTCTTCTTTGCGGGCACTGAGACAGTCAGCACGACCCTGCGGTATGGCTTCCTGCTGCTCATGAAGCACCCAGATGTGGAGG ccaAAATCCATGAGGAGATTGACCAGGTGATTGGCAAGAACCGGCAGCCCAAGTTTGAGGACAGGGCCAAGATGCCCTACACAGAGGCAGTGATCCATGAGATCCAAAGATTTGGAGACATGATCCCCATGGGATTGGCCCGCAGAGTCACCAAGGACACCAAGTTTCGGGAGTTCTTCCTCCCCAAG GGCACTGAAGTGTTccctatgctgggctctgtgctgagagaccCCAAGTTCTTTTCCCACCCCCGAGACTTCCACCCCCAGCACTTCCTGGATGAGAAGGGCCAGTTTAAGAAGAGTGATGCTTTTGTGCCCTTCTCCATTG GAAAGCGGTACTGTTTCGGAGAAGGTCTGGCTAGAATGgagctctttctcttcctcaccacCATCTTGCAGAACTTCTGCCTCAAGTCCTCTCAGCTGCCCCAAGACATTGACGTGTCCCCCAAACTTGTGGGCTTTGCCACTATCCCACGAAATTACACCATGAGCTTCCAGCCCCGCTGA